A window of Festucalex cinctus isolate MCC-2025b chromosome 6, RoL_Fcin_1.0, whole genome shotgun sequence contains these coding sequences:
- the LOC144020168 gene encoding uncharacterized protein LOC144020168 isoform X2: MRACVVFICLLAAAFPSTVENNRHGKHRTSHKAKEKDIVIEEANKAPVFPTLVAVEASNQEQKEGEASAEDNTSAVKKSGEFQMTNEKSEAVLLSEDELVDLLKKEAAEEEEAEREEIDEEVNAGVYEEEVSQTEDGQEEKMIMAHDERVKNESVEGGEKFVKESKQSDVEMGTKKDEEESLGEENVAFLEESEGSTESKILSSLDYAGDSSIVPILDKDHTDDIKSVSTSDVKDDKFDGGVVDDNAMQNNKGVISQHQNQDNKTKASETHLAVKDGQKSHVESGDHASGETRRAKKSQRTRKHSPQREEKQAEEEQSQEAPQEVGGGHNNSAIQKAKRRRAGQWGPLVGVNPVQIRAKVDLYPSARSSPPPEAPPDPCDDFRCKRGKICKLDENNKPNCVCQEPSECPSSLNEFDHVCGTDNKTYNTSCELFATKCNLEGTKRGHRLHLDYTGPCKLIPPCMDTELVQFPLRMRDWLKNVLLQLYEHDSMSSGYLTAKQRFRVKKIFESERRLHAGNHSAELLAQDFEKNYNMYIYPVHWQFAQLDQHPSDRVLSHSELAPLRVPLVPMEHCTSRFFQECDADKDKQVSLTEWTSCFGIKNNDVDINLLF, translated from the exons ATGAGGGCCTGCGTCGTTTTTATTTGCCTACTGGCTGCAGCATTCCCTTCAACT GTCGAAAATAATCGTCATGGAAAACATAGAACTTCACACAAGGCCAAAGAAAAG GACATTGTCATTGAGGAGGCCAACAAGGCACCAGTCTTCCCCACTTTAGTGGCTGTTGAAGCCAGCAACCAGGAACAGAAAGAAGGGGAAGCGAGTGCAGAAGACAACACTTCGGCTGTGAAAAAGAGCGGTGAATTTCAGATGACTAATGAAAAAAGCGAGGCGGTCCTGCTGAGTGAGGACGAACTAGTGGATCTTCTCAAGAAGGAAGCAGCGGAAGAggaagaagcagaaagagaagaGATTGATGAAGAAGTGAATGCAGGTGTCTATGAAGAAGAGGTCAGTCAAACGGAAGATGGGCAGGAGGAGAAAATGATAATGGCGCACGATGAGCGGGTCAAGAATGAGAGTGTTGAGGGAGGTGAAAAGTTTGTGAAAGAAAGCAAACAGTCAGACGTAGAGATGGGAACCAAGAAAGATGAGGAAGAATCTTTAGGAGaagaaaatgttgcttttttggAAGAATCTGAAGGCAGCACAGAGTCCAAGATACTTTCCAGTCTTGACTATGCTGGTGATAGTTCAATTGTGCCAATTCTGGACAAAGACCACACAGATGACATAAAGTCTGTTTCTACATCAGATGTCAAAGATGATAAATTTGACGGTGGCGTCGTAGATGACAATGCGATGCAAAACAACAAAGGAGTGATAAGTCAGCATCAAAATCAAGACAACAAGACCAAAGCCTCAGAAACACATCTGGCTGTAAAAGATGGGCAGAAAAGTCATGTTGAAAGTGGAGATCATGCCAGTGGAGAGACAAGGAGAGCAAAGAAGAGCCAAAGAACAAGGAAGCACTCGCCACAAAGGGAGGAAAAACAAGCCGAAGAGGAGCAGAGCCAAGAGGCGCCTCAAGAGGTGGGAGGAGGACACAATAACAGCGCAATCCAGAAGGCAAAGAGGAGACGAGCAGGACAATGG GGCCCTTTAGTAGGGGTGAACCCAGTGCAGATAAGGGCCAAAGTGGATCTCTACCCAAGTGCCAGGTCCTCGCCTCCCCCAGAAGCACCTCCTG ATCCATGTGATGACTTCCGCTGCAAACGTGGAAAAATATGCAAACTGGATGAGAATAATAAGCCAAATTGTGTATGCCAGGAACCATCAGAATGTCCTTCCAGCTTGAATGAGTTTGATCAT GTTTGTGGGACAGACAACAAAACATACAACACCTCATGTGAACTCTTCGCCACGAAATGCAATCTGGAAGGCACCAAGAGAGGACACCGACTTCATCTGGACTATACAGGACCATGCAAAT TGATACCTCCATGTATGGACACCGAGCTGGTCCAGTTCCCGCTGCGAATGAGGGATTGGCTGAAAAATGTGTTGCTGCAGCTTTATGAACATGACTCCATGTCATCCGGCTACCTCACTGCCAAACAACGATTCAGG GTGAAGAAAATCTTTGAGAGCGAGCGACGTCTTCATGCTGGTAATCATTCTGCCGAGCTACTGGCTCAAGACTTTGAGAAGAACTACAACATGTACATCTACCCAGTGCACTGGCAATTTGCTCAGCTGGACCAGCACCCCTCTGACAG AGTCTTGTCCCACTCAGAACTGGCCCCGCTGCGGGTCCCTCTGGTACCCATGGAGCACTGCACCTCTCGCTTCTTTCAGGAGTGCGACGCTGACAAGGACAAGCAGGTGTCCCTTACAGagtggacttcctgttttggcATCAAGAATA ATGATGTCGACATCAACCTTCTCTTCTAA
- the LOC144020168 gene encoding uncharacterized protein LOC144020168 isoform X1: MKLRDATGMRACVVFICLLAAAFPSTVENNRHGKHRTSHKAKEKDIVIEEANKAPVFPTLVAVEASNQEQKEGEASAEDNTSAVKKSGEFQMTNEKSEAVLLSEDELVDLLKKEAAEEEEAEREEIDEEVNAGVYEEEVSQTEDGQEEKMIMAHDERVKNESVEGGEKFVKESKQSDVEMGTKKDEEESLGEENVAFLEESEGSTESKILSSLDYAGDSSIVPILDKDHTDDIKSVSTSDVKDDKFDGGVVDDNAMQNNKGVISQHQNQDNKTKASETHLAVKDGQKSHVESGDHASGETRRAKKSQRTRKHSPQREEKQAEEEQSQEAPQEVGGGHNNSAIQKAKRRRAGQWGPLVGVNPVQIRAKVDLYPSARSSPPPEAPPDPCDDFRCKRGKICKLDENNKPNCVCQEPSECPSSLNEFDHVCGTDNKTYNTSCELFATKCNLEGTKRGHRLHLDYTGPCKLIPPCMDTELVQFPLRMRDWLKNVLLQLYEHDSMSSGYLTAKQRFRVKKIFESERRLHAGNHSAELLAQDFEKNYNMYIYPVHWQFAQLDQHPSDRVLSHSELAPLRVPLVPMEHCTSRFFQECDADKDKQVSLTEWTSCFGIKNNDVDINLLF, encoded by the exons GCATGAGGGCCTGCGTCGTTTTTATTTGCCTACTGGCTGCAGCATTCCCTTCAACT GTCGAAAATAATCGTCATGGAAAACATAGAACTTCACACAAGGCCAAAGAAAAG GACATTGTCATTGAGGAGGCCAACAAGGCACCAGTCTTCCCCACTTTAGTGGCTGTTGAAGCCAGCAACCAGGAACAGAAAGAAGGGGAAGCGAGTGCAGAAGACAACACTTCGGCTGTGAAAAAGAGCGGTGAATTTCAGATGACTAATGAAAAAAGCGAGGCGGTCCTGCTGAGTGAGGACGAACTAGTGGATCTTCTCAAGAAGGAAGCAGCGGAAGAggaagaagcagaaagagaagaGATTGATGAAGAAGTGAATGCAGGTGTCTATGAAGAAGAGGTCAGTCAAACGGAAGATGGGCAGGAGGAGAAAATGATAATGGCGCACGATGAGCGGGTCAAGAATGAGAGTGTTGAGGGAGGTGAAAAGTTTGTGAAAGAAAGCAAACAGTCAGACGTAGAGATGGGAACCAAGAAAGATGAGGAAGAATCTTTAGGAGaagaaaatgttgcttttttggAAGAATCTGAAGGCAGCACAGAGTCCAAGATACTTTCCAGTCTTGACTATGCTGGTGATAGTTCAATTGTGCCAATTCTGGACAAAGACCACACAGATGACATAAAGTCTGTTTCTACATCAGATGTCAAAGATGATAAATTTGACGGTGGCGTCGTAGATGACAATGCGATGCAAAACAACAAAGGAGTGATAAGTCAGCATCAAAATCAAGACAACAAGACCAAAGCCTCAGAAACACATCTGGCTGTAAAAGATGGGCAGAAAAGTCATGTTGAAAGTGGAGATCATGCCAGTGGAGAGACAAGGAGAGCAAAGAAGAGCCAAAGAACAAGGAAGCACTCGCCACAAAGGGAGGAAAAACAAGCCGAAGAGGAGCAGAGCCAAGAGGCGCCTCAAGAGGTGGGAGGAGGACACAATAACAGCGCAATCCAGAAGGCAAAGAGGAGACGAGCAGGACAATGG GGCCCTTTAGTAGGGGTGAACCCAGTGCAGATAAGGGCCAAAGTGGATCTCTACCCAAGTGCCAGGTCCTCGCCTCCCCCAGAAGCACCTCCTG ATCCATGTGATGACTTCCGCTGCAAACGTGGAAAAATATGCAAACTGGATGAGAATAATAAGCCAAATTGTGTATGCCAGGAACCATCAGAATGTCCTTCCAGCTTGAATGAGTTTGATCAT GTTTGTGGGACAGACAACAAAACATACAACACCTCATGTGAACTCTTCGCCACGAAATGCAATCTGGAAGGCACCAAGAGAGGACACCGACTTCATCTGGACTATACAGGACCATGCAAAT TGATACCTCCATGTATGGACACCGAGCTGGTCCAGTTCCCGCTGCGAATGAGGGATTGGCTGAAAAATGTGTTGCTGCAGCTTTATGAACATGACTCCATGTCATCCGGCTACCTCACTGCCAAACAACGATTCAGG GTGAAGAAAATCTTTGAGAGCGAGCGACGTCTTCATGCTGGTAATCATTCTGCCGAGCTACTGGCTCAAGACTTTGAGAAGAACTACAACATGTACATCTACCCAGTGCACTGGCAATTTGCTCAGCTGGACCAGCACCCCTCTGACAG AGTCTTGTCCCACTCAGAACTGGCCCCGCTGCGGGTCCCTCTGGTACCCATGGAGCACTGCACCTCTCGCTTCTTTCAGGAGTGCGACGCTGACAAGGACAAGCAGGTGTCCCTTACAGagtggacttcctgttttggcATCAAGAATA ATGATGTCGACATCAACCTTCTCTTCTAA
- the LOC144020167 gene encoding uncharacterized protein LOC144020167 has translation MKVIALTFCLIGAVFAKPISLNGVAESSESSESSQTGGSYVPQSYQYSTYDQQSQNGGSYDPQSYQHNPYQYHQQSSEEKRQHQSQTGGSYDPQSYQPYPYQHRQQSSEENRQHQSQSGGSYDPQSYHHYPYQYPQQSQTGGSYDQQSYQQYLYHYYQQAQSGGSYDPRYYQYYIQQYQKSWDPASASTDNQVVSQSEQHKADSSDTTSEEGDTGSITGNTADAADSDESTSSESNEASDTPHDIKDQGLSDTTDSIDSTSDESNQSVDGSKSESTESSNMSEATDSDSNESNETTASDNNGPSQTDNKSYTIKSPLVKKVIYKSNSNYEEPGPTIKGSDGTSSETSKASDNTSSESSETSDTHDSTSHESKEADNSSESASDESTKSTNSPSSEIHQTFKVSEVSYAVKYSVASDVIDSSDSNSEETVQTSMTSDTTSDDSNESLTSDSDHDSDSSESNESTSSDNNGPSHTSAKSYAIKTPLVNKVIYKTVSIIGESGQTNKGSDRTSSESSETSKASNSTSSESSETSGTHDSTSQESTEDDNSSESASDESTESSKATSSPITETHHTVKVSEATYAIKSSLVGGATDSSESTSQETVEPSVASDTTSSESNESVTSDIGDNGKASDSSESNESTGSGSSRTEDKSHTFKAPLVNKVIYISGKNGGEAGQTDKGSDGTSSESSETSDTHDSHESNEEDKSSQSASEDSNETSSETQEAVKISKMNYGIKTSLVSVIESSESTSEETIQTSTTSDITSNDNSESSETSSHESSGSNEIKKATDTTSHESSESSDITHHEGSRTTKTSDFAGHKSSESSVTESRESSESNDNTSSGTTHGSHSTSHKSSESSDTTEDDDSPSNESNGSSSTASQESSETSKASDSNSHESNEVHQSKGAACKDGDESCESEEYFFQDIGDDAHYSVDHLMVPDEDDMELRLRRR, from the exons ATGAAGGTCATCGCACTAACATTTTGCCTTATCGGGGCTGTATTTGCCAAACCT ATTTCACTGAATGGCGTTGCAGAGTCAAGTGAATCCAGTGAATCA TCTCAAACTGGAGGTTCATATGTTCCACAATCCTATCAATATTCCACCTATGACCAGCAG TCCCAGAATGGAGGTTCATATGATCCACAATCCTATCAACATAACCCCTACCAGTACCATCAGCag AGCTCTGAAGAAAAGCGCCAACATCAA TCTCAAACCGGCGGTTCCTATGATCCACAATCCTATCAGCCATACCCCTATCAGCACCGTCAGCAG AGCTCTGAAGAAAATCGCCAACATCAA TCTCAAAGTGGAGGTTCCTATGATCCAcaatcttatcatcattaccccTACCAGTACCCCCAGCAG TCTCAAACTGGAGGCTCATATGATCAACAGTCTTATCAGCAGTACTTGTACCACTACTACCAGCAG GCTCAAAGTGGAGGCTCGTATGATCCAAGATACTATCAGTATTACATCCAACAGTACCAAAAG AGTTGGGATCCAGCTTCTGCGAGTACTGACAACCAAGTCGTAAGTCAGTCAGAGCAGCACAAAGCAGACAGCAGCGACACCACTAGCGAGGAAGGGGACACAGGCAGCATCACCGGCAACACAGCTGATGCTGCTGACAGCGATGAGAGCACCAGTAGCGAAAGTAATGAGGCCAGTGACACACCCCATGACATCAAAGACCAAGGGCTGAGTGACACGACTGACAGCATTGACAGCACCAGTGACGAATCCAATCAGAGCGTCGATGGCTCAAAGAGTGAAAGCACCGAGAGCAGTAACATGAGTGAGGCCACCGACAGTGACAGCAACGAGTCCAATGAAACCACCGCAAGTGACAATAATGGACCGAGTCAAACTGATAACAAGAGTTATACAATCAAAAGCCCATTGGTGAAGAAAGTTATTTACAAAAGTAACAGCAACTATGAGGAACCTGGTCCGACCATCAAGGGTAGTGATGGAACCAGCAGTGAGACCAGTAAGGCCAGTGACAACACCAGTAGTGAAAGCAGTGAAACAAGTGACACTCATGACAGTACAAGTCATGAAAGCAAGGAGGCAGACAATAGCAGCGAGAGTGCCAGTGATGAAAGCACCAAGTCCACAAACAGCCCCAGTAGTGAAATCCACCAGACATTTAAGGTCAGTGAAGTCAGCTATGCTGTCAAGTACTCAGTGGCAAGTGATGTGATTGACAGCAGTGACAGCAACAGTGAAGAAACCGTTCAGACTAGCATGACCAGTGACACCACCAGTGATGACAGCAATGAAAGTCTGACTAGTGACAGTGATCATGACAGTGATAGCAGTGAGTCCAATGAGAGCACCAGTAGCGACAACAACGGACCAAGTCACACCAGTGCCAAAAGTTATGCCATCAAGACTCCACTGGTAAACAAAGTAATTTACAAAACTGTGAGTATCATTGGGGAATCTGGACAGACCAACAAGGGAAGTGACAGAACCAGCAGTGAAAGCAGTGAGACCAGTAAAGCTAGCAACAGCACCAGTAGCGAAAGCAGTGAAACAAGTGGCACTCATGACAGCACAAGCCAAGAAAGCACTGAGGACGACAACAGCAGCGAGAGTGCCAGTGATGAAAGCACAGAGTCCAGTAAAGCCACCAGCAGCCCCATTACTGAAACCCATCATACAGTTAAGGTCAGTGAAGCAACCTATGCCATCAAGAGCTCACTGGTAGGTGGTGCGACTGACAGCAGTGAGAGCACCAGTCAAGAGACAGTTGAGCCCAGTGTGGCCAGTGACACCACCAGTTCTGAGAGCAATGAAAGTGTGACTAGTGACATAGGTGATAATGGGAAAGCCAGTGACAGCAGCGAATCCAATGAGAGCACCGGAAGTGGGTCAAGTCGAACCGAAGACAAAAGTCATACCTTCAAAGCCCCATTGGTTAATAAAGTTATTTACATAAGTGGAAAAAATGGTGGGGAAGCCGGACAGACCGACAAGGGTAGCGATGGCACCAGTAGTGAAAGCAGTGAAACAAGTGACACTCATGACAGTCATGAAAGCAACGAAGAAGACAAGAGCAGTCAGAGTGCCAGTGAAGATAGTAATGAGACCAGCAGTGAAACCCAAGAGGCAGTCAAAATCAGTAAAATGAACTACGGCATCAAGACCTCACTGGTAAGTGTGATTGAGAGCAGTGAGAGCACCAGTGAAGAAACCATTCAGACCAGCACTACCAGTGATATAACAAGTAATGACAACAGTGAATCCAGTGAAACCAGCAGTCATGAAAGCAGTGGATCCAATGAAATCAAGAAGGCCACTGACACGACCAGTCATGAAAGCAGTGAATCCAGTGACATCACCCATCATGAAGGCAGCAGAACCACAAAGACTAGTGACTTTGCCGGGCATAAAAGCAGTGAATCCAGTGTCACCGAAAGTCGTGAAAGCAGTGAATCCAATGACAACACCAGCAGCGGAACCACTCATGGCAGTCACTCCACTAGTCACAAGAGCAGCGAGTCCAGTGACACCACTGAGGATGATGACTCCCCTAGCAATGAAAGCAACGGATCCAGTAGCACCGCCAGTCAGGAAAGCAGTGAAACCAGCAAGGCCAGTGACAGC